The Diceros bicornis minor isolate mBicDic1 chromosome 14, mDicBic1.mat.cur, whole genome shotgun sequence genome segment CATCGCCGTCGGCTACGTGGACGACACGCAGTTCGTGCGGTTCGACAGCGACGCCGCGAGTCCGAGGATGGAGCCGCGGGCGCCGTGGGTGGAGCAGGAGGGGCCGGAGTATTGGGAGCGGAACACGCAGATTTACAAGGTCACCGAACAGAATTTCCGAGTGGGCCTGAACAATCTGCGCGGCTACTACAACCAGAGCGAGGCCGGTGAGCGACGCGGGCCCGGGTGCAGGTCACGACCTTCCAAACCCCAGGGTCGCCCTGAGTCTCTGCGTCAGAGCGTCACCCCGAGCTCCACAAACAGGGCCCTTAATCCGGGAAGAGCCCACAGGGATTCGCTGGGATTTTGTTTTCGGGTTTAGACTGAAAAGGCTCTGGCCAATCACCGCCCAGAGGTCTCTAGCGGGGGCGGGACCAAGTGGGCGGGGCTGACCGCGGGGCGGGGCTGACTTTAGTGGCTGGGTCAGGGTCTCATACCTTGCAGTGGCTTTGTGGATGTGACATGGGGCCGGACGGGCGCCTCCTCCGCGGGTACAGTCAGTTCGCCTACGACGGCGCCGATTACCTCGCCCTGAACGAGGACCTTCGCTCCTGGACCGCGGCGGACACGGCGGCTCAGATCACCCGGCGCAAGTGGGAGGAGGCCGGTGAAGCTCAGCATAACAGGGCCTACCTGGATGGGGACTGCGTGGAGTGGCTTCGCAGATACCTGGAGGACGGGATGGAGACGCTGCAGCGCGCAGGTACGAGGGACGAGGGACGAGGGACGGAAGGTGCCTCCTGGATCTCCCCTCAGGCTTGGGCTGACATCCCTCTACTGGGGGAGGGAAATAAGATCTAGGCCAGAATAGGCGCCTCCCATCTGCCAGGAGAGTGAGGAATCCACCTGGGTGTTCAGATTAGGTGCCAGAGAGTGACTTGCCCAGAGTGCCTATGCTTCTCTGAAGACAATTAAGGGATGCAGTGTCTTCTGGGATGGAGGGGGAAGCCATTCTTGAAACAACTGATCATTGGTTCTCTTTAACTCTGGCAGTGGCTTTGGAAACCATGGAGACTTTCTCAGGCCTTGTTCTCTGACTCACACTCTATGTGTTTGAGGTCTGACTCCAGCTTTTCTGAGTCCCTCCGCCTCCACTCAGGTCAGGATCAGAAATCCATTTTCTCCTCCTCAGTGACCTGTCTCTTACCCTAGGATGTCTCACATTGATTCTAGAAATTTTCAGAGAACAGAGATTATTCCGGATGCCTGTGTCCAGCCTGGTGTCTGGCTTTTGtgctcccttcccccactccagttGTCCTGTCCATGCTCAGGATGGTCACATAagcactgcttcagtggccccaaGAGGGATGTAAAATTCCTGAATTTTCTGACCCTTCTTCTCAGACCCTCCAAAGACACATGTGACCCACCACCCCATCTCTGACCATGAGGTCACCCTGAGGTGCTGGGCCCGGGACTTCTACCCTGCGGAGATCACCCTGACCTGGCAGTGTGACGGGGAGGACCTGACCCAGGACACCGAGTTTGTGGAGACcaggcctgcaggagacaggaccTTCCAGAAGTGGGCGGCTGTGGTGGTGCCTTCTGGAGAGGAGCAGAGATACACATGCCATGTGCAGCATGAGGGGCTGCCTGAGCCcatcaccctgagatggggtaaGGAGGGTGATACGGGCTCAGAGCCTCTTCTCAGGGAAATCCGGAGGCCTTCTGGAGAACTCAGCAGGGTCAGAGCCCTtaccttccctttccttcccagAGCGGCCTCCTGAGTCCACCATCCCCATTGTGGTCATCATTGCTGGCCTGGTTCTCTTTGTGGTCACTGGAGCTGTGGTGGCTGGAGCTGTGATCTGGAGGAAGAAGCACTCAGGTAGGGAAGGGGTGTGGTCGGAGTTTTCTTGTCGCACTAGGGGGTGTCAAGCCCAGGTAGAAGCTTGTCCTGCCTCGTTAATGGGAAGTCCCATCCAAGGCACATGTACTTTCCTAGTCTGGGGCTAACACTTACTTTTTAGTAAAGCACATGTGAAAATGGAGGACAAATTTATCACCTTGATGAGTCTGGTAATGGGTACCTGACTGCCAGCAGTCACAAGTCAGAGGGGAAGGTTGTTGGTGAGGACAGACCTGCAGGAGGGCAGTTGGTCCAGTCTCCACATATGTACTGTCCCTAGGCTTCCTGATTCTGCTTTAGGTCTGtaatcacagttctggagacttcTCTGGGGTCCAAGACTAGGGGGTTCCTTTAGGACCTCATGGCCCTGCCTCCTTCCTGGCTTCTCACAGGATGTTTTCTTCTCACAGGTGAAAAAGGAGGAAGCTACATTCAGGCTGCAAGTAAGTATGGGGGTGGTGATCCCTGAGACCACTGTGATAGTGTAGACAGGAGCCCATGGGGGAGCTCACCCACCTCATAGTCCCTTCTTTAGTCTTATATCCTGTGGGCTCTGACCGAGTTGTGTTTTGTTCTACCCCAGGCAGTGACAGTGACCAGGGCTCTGATGTGTCTCTCACTGATCCCAAAGGTGAGACTCTGGAGGCCCTGAAGTGGGAGGGGTTGTGGCAGAGGGGACAGACTGGGTTATGGGGATTCTTTGGTTGGGACATTTTGAGCATGTGGTGGGCCATTTAGAATGTCACCAATTACAGCGAGGGACTTAAATttgttcataattatttttttctatagtgTGAGACAGCTGCCTTGTGGGGGACTGAGTGATGCAGGATTTGTTCCCATTGCACCCTCCGTTGTGACTTCAGGAAtctctgacttctctttctgcaaaGGGCATCTGAATGTGTCTGCATTCCTAATTGCATAATGTGAGGAGGTGGGGAGACTGGTCTCCCCCACAATCCCCTCCCCTCACTGACCTGTATTCTTCCCTGATCCACTTTCTTGTGCCagcagaggtggggctgggctgTCTCCATTCCTGTCTTTACTTCATGTTGCACTGAGTTGCAACTTCTTCCTTATTGAAAATAAACATCTGTATATgaatttgttttttcaatttcaaGCCATGAGGTGTTGGTGGGTGAATTAAAGGAGAAGATCCTAAAAtttgagaaaggaaataaagggaAGCACTGAGAACTTCCAGAAGCCATATATTTGCTCTCCTGAGTCTGTGGCAGGTGGGGACAGGAGAGGGCTGTGAGGAGCCGAGCATGGACGGGGCTTGTGTCCAGTCAGTGCTCAGTGCATCGTGGGCTTTGATGTGGTCACTCCTTGGCTGGGTaatctctctgctcctttgtccttGTCCCTTAGGTAGAACTTTGTCCCACCAAGACCTGTGATCACAGTGACAGGGACATCACCTGGGCCTTGTCACCAGGACTGCAGGCAGTGAGGGCTTCATGTGGCCAGGTCAGCTGAGGcacaggcctgggtctggccctcaGCTCCTCTGTTggattttttatttgttctttctttgtttctgtagAGGTTGGGCCTGTTCTTGTTCTTGTTTGTGAGTTCTAATCTCATT includes the following:
- the LOC131413869 gene encoding HLA class I histocompatibility antigen, B alpha chain-like isoform X2; its protein translation is MTRPQFPLPLRVRFLEQPISVSAVSGNTVFTEPPALQILHRPEDEGQGARFSTDPRMRVMAPGTFLLLLSGSLTLTETWAGSHSLKYFYTGVSRPGRGEPRFIAVGYVDDTQFVRFDSDAASPRMEPRAPWVEQEGPEYWERNTQIYKVTEQNFRVGLNNLRGYYNQSEAGSHTLQWLCGCDMGPDGRLLRGYSQFAYDGADYLALNEDLRSWTAADTAAQITRRKWEEAGEAQHNRAYLDGDCVEWLRRYLEDGMETLQRADPPKTHVTHHPISDHEVTLRCWARDFYPAEITLTWQCDGEDLTQDTEFVETRPAGDRTFQKWAAVVVPSGEEQRYTCHVQHEGLPEPITLRWERPPESTIPIVVIIAGLVLFVVTGAVVAGAVIWRKKHSGEKGGSYIQAASSDSDQGSDVSLTDPKV
- the LOC131413869 gene encoding HLA class I histocompatibility antigen, B alpha chain-like isoform X1, producing the protein MTRPQFPLPLRVRFLEQPISVSAVSGNTVFTEPPALQILHRPEDEGQGARFSTDPRMRVMAPGTFLLLLSGSLTLTETWAGSHSLKYFYTGVSRPGRGEPRFIAVGYVDDTQFVRFDSDAASPRMEPRAPWVEQEGPEYWERNTQIYKVTEQNFRVGLNNLRGYYNQSEAGSHTLQWLCGCDMGPDGRLLRGYSQFAYDGADYLALNEDLRSWTAADTAAQITRRKWEEAGEAQHNRAYLDGDCVEWLRRYLEDGMETLQRADPPKTHVTHHPISDHEVTLRCWARDFYPAEITLTWQCDGEDLTQDTEFVETRPAGDRTFQKWAAVVVPSGEEQRYTCHVQHEGLPEPITLRWERPPESTIPIVVIIAGLVLFVVTGAVVAGAVIWRKKHSGEKGGSYIQAASSDSDQGSDVSLTDPKGTSDDKDK